The Candidatus Polarisedimenticolia bacterium genome includes a window with the following:
- a CDS encoding DUF4149 domain-containing protein: MLRWLFQFLLTLALSLWVGTIAFFSAVIAPTIFQAMDRAAAGKLLAEVFPRYYRAGVVCGVSALLSVLVLFLFESGSRGLRFLQTLLMLVMLSSTLYAGWILEPRIHRLKEERVSAATPIARAEAQKRFDALHARSVQANLAVLAMGIAGLGSLAVRSGKN, encoded by the coding sequence ATGCTGCGCTGGCTCTTCCAGTTTCTCCTGACGCTCGCCCTGTCGCTCTGGGTCGGCACTATCGCGTTCTTCTCCGCCGTCATCGCCCCCACCATCTTTCAGGCCATGGATCGTGCCGCCGCGGGGAAGCTGCTGGCGGAGGTCTTCCCGCGCTACTATCGGGCGGGCGTCGTGTGCGGCGTGTCGGCCCTGCTGTCGGTCCTCGTGCTGTTCCTTTTCGAGTCGGGCTCGCGCGGCCTGCGCTTCCTGCAAACCCTCCTCATGCTCGTCATGCTTTCCTCCACCCTCTACGCCGGCTGGATTCTCGAGCCGCGCATCCACCGCCTCAAGGAGGAGCGCGTCAGCGCGGCGACTCCCATCGCGCGCGCCGAGGCGCAGAAGCGCTTCGATGCGCTTCACGCGCGCTCGGTCCAGGCCAATCTGGCGGTTCTGGCGATGGGAATCGCGGGACTGGGAAGTCTCGCGGTCAGAAGCGGCAAGAACTAG
- a CDS encoding type 1 glutamine amidotransferase domain-containing protein, producing the protein MSMGKIAILVENDYQDQEVWVPLYRLREEGYETVVVGPAAATYKSKYGVPIQATVAASAARSEEFLGVVIPGGWAPDRLRQDAGVLRLVKELYEKRRLVAAICHAGWVLASAGIARGRSLTSYIAIKDDMVHAGAEWVDREVVRDGNLITSRKPDDIPAFCREIVATLKEAR; encoded by the coding sequence ATGAGCATGGGAAAGATCGCGATTCTGGTGGAGAACGACTATCAGGACCAGGAAGTCTGGGTCCCGTTGTATCGCCTGAGAGAAGAGGGTTATGAGACGGTGGTGGTGGGCCCTGCCGCCGCCACTTACAAATCCAAATATGGAGTTCCGATCCAGGCCACCGTTGCCGCGTCGGCGGCGCGCTCCGAGGAGTTTCTCGGGGTGGTCATCCCCGGCGGCTGGGCCCCCGACCGGCTGCGCCAGGATGCCGGAGTCCTGCGGCTGGTGAAGGAGCTGTACGAGAAGCGCCGCCTGGTCGCCGCCATCTGCCATGCCGGCTGGGTCCTGGCCTCCGCCGGGATCGCCCGCGGGCGGAGCCTGACCTCCTACATCGCCATCAAGGACGATATGGTGCATGCGGGGGCGGAGTGGGTCGACCGCGAGGTGGTGCGCGACGGCAACCTGATCACCTCCCGCAAGCCGGACGACATTCCCGCCTTCTGCCGTGAGATCGTCGCCACCCTCAAGGAAGCGCGTTGA
- a CDS encoding aminotransferase class I/II-fold pyridoxal phosphate-dependent enzyme has protein sequence MKSSKPALRSSFAARIRGLVQSDIRRMSRECELAGGINLGQGICDQPVPDMVKEAAVESVRADRSIYSKFEGIDPLRAKIAEKMHRYNGIRCDPDREVVVTVGSTGGFVAAALACVEPGDEVILFSPFYGYHLNILKLCQASFRFVTIRPPDWSFDPRELEQAFGERTRAIVINTPSNPCGKVFSREELDLIGKLCERHDVLAITDEIYEYILYDGRRHVSLGSLPGMEDRTITLSGFSKTYNMTGWRLGYAVGAAPLMEKVGLLNDLLYICAPTPLQHGVVKAFDLPASYYEQLRADYARKLEMTCAACETGGLRPLRPHGSYYLLADVATLGLSDDKAASDFLLKRGGVASVPGSSFYADPADGRSQVRLCFAKQDAALEEACRRLSGVSALPR, from the coding sequence TTGAAATCCTCGAAGCCAGCCTTGCGATCTTCTTTCGCCGCGCGCATCCGTGGTCTCGTGCAATCCGACATCCGCCGCATGTCGCGTGAGTGCGAGCTTGCCGGGGGGATCAACCTGGGGCAGGGTATCTGCGACCAGCCGGTTCCCGATATGGTCAAGGAGGCGGCGGTCGAATCGGTGCGCGCCGACCGGAGCATCTACTCGAAATTCGAGGGGATCGACCCGCTGCGGGCGAAGATTGCCGAGAAGATGCACCGCTACAACGGCATCCGCTGCGATCCCGATCGTGAGGTGGTGGTGACGGTGGGGTCGACGGGGGGATTCGTGGCGGCGGCGCTGGCCTGCGTCGAGCCGGGCGACGAGGTGATCCTCTTCTCCCCTTTCTACGGCTACCACCTGAACATTCTCAAGCTCTGCCAGGCGAGCTTCCGGTTCGTGACGATCCGGCCGCCCGACTGGAGCTTTGACCCGCGCGAGCTGGAGCAGGCCTTCGGGGAACGGACCCGCGCCATCGTCATCAACACCCCCTCGAATCCGTGCGGCAAGGTCTTCAGTCGGGAAGAGCTGGATCTCATCGGGAAGCTGTGCGAGCGTCACGACGTTCTGGCCATCACCGATGAGATTTACGAGTACATCCTTTACGACGGACGCCGGCACGTGAGCCTCGGGTCGCTTCCCGGCATGGAAGACAGGACGATAACGCTTTCTGGCTTCTCCAAGACCTACAACATGACGGGGTGGCGCCTCGGATACGCGGTCGGGGCCGCCCCTCTGATGGAGAAAGTCGGCCTTCTGAACGATCTGCTCTACATCTGCGCACCGACACCGCTGCAGCACGGGGTGGTCAAGGCCTTCGATCTGCCCGCGTCTTATTACGAACAGCTGCGGGCGGACTACGCGCGCAAGCTCGAGATGACCTGCGCCGCCTGCGAAACCGGCGGGCTGCGTCCGCTGCGGCCGCACGGCTCCTACTACCTGCTGGCCGATGTTGCGACGCTCGGGCTATCCGACGACAAGGCCGCCTCCGATTTCCTCCTGAAGCGGGGCGGCGTCGCGTCGGTGCCGGGCAGCTCCTTCTACGCCGATCCGGCGGATGGGAGGAGCCAGGTGCGCCTCTGCTTCGCCAAGCAGGACGCCGCGCTCGAGGAAGCCTGCCGGCGGCTCAGCGGGGTCAGCGCCCTGCCTCGATGA